One region of Mustelus asterias unplaced genomic scaffold, sMusAst1.hap1.1 HAP1_SCAFFOLD_318, whole genome shotgun sequence genomic DNA includes:
- the LOC144486345 gene encoding uncharacterized protein LOC144486345 has product MYHTTHQHRDSPQWVRLVFRLLVHELVSTSQTLMVEVGTSEGSGTRRSAGGQDSAVPTPDAGPQGLFLPRLVEMHQQTRGDVEGLSATVLRLQGCSEESNRVLLQEVVPTQRGNQINTARVVTAVESLAQGSVLMGDRVQAILETQRTMGEGVAGTQEAQRSMAMVGGMWETLLAMAGTLTGILDIRQVVAVSLDNFPVSEGYSLGAPDSAQEQGQLHQFQKLSRYLPPEHCGKNICRVALSRLQILAERVHPNSSAVSELENL; this is encoded by the coding sequence atgtaccacacaacccaccaacacagagactcaCCACAGTGGGTACGTTTAGTGTTTAGGCTTCTGGTTCatgaactggtgagcacatcacagacactgatggtggaggtgggcacatccgagggctcgggcacacggaggtctgccggaggccaggattcagctgtccccacgCCAGATGCCGGGCCTcagggtttgttcctcccaagactggtggagatgcatcagcaaacccggggagatgtggaagggctgtcagcaaccgtgctgcgactgcaaggctgttcagAAGAGTCAAACagggtgctgttgcaggaggtggtgccgacacagcgtgggAACCAgatcaacactgcaagggtggtgaccgcagtggaaagtctggctcaggggtctgtcctcatgggtgacagggtccaggccatcctggagacacaacggACCATGGGCGAGGGTGTTGCCGGCacccaggaggcacagcgttccaTGGCCATGgttgggggcatgtgggagacactgctggctatGGCTGGGACTCTCACTGGCATTCTGGACATACGGCAGgtcgtggctgtgagcctcgacaacttcccagtctcagagggctacAGCTTAGGGGCTCCAGACTCTGCACAAGAACAAGGACAACTGCACCAATTTCAGAAACTATCAAGGTATCTCCCTCCTGAGCATTGTGGGAAAAATATTTGCCGTGTGGCCCTTTCCAGActgcagatcctggctgaacGCGTCCACCCGAATTCCAGTGCAgtttcagaactggaaaatcTATAG